The Eleginops maclovinus isolate JMC-PN-2008 ecotype Puerto Natales chromosome 18, JC_Emac_rtc_rv5, whole genome shotgun sequence genome segment GTtaatatgccagtacaagcgctagccaatcagaCCACGTGTATGTTAATATGCTGGGACAGCCATAGCGCGGGTCAGTTCATCATTCTCCtaaaaagaggagagaataaTAATAGCGGTACGGAGTCACCCGGTCTTATACGACCAGTCCCTAACATACAGGGAtacaaacaggaggaaccaggCATGGAGAGAGGTGGCAGAGACAGTGGTTGAAACTATATGTAGGTACTGTATGTATTCGCCTGTTTGTTTGGGgtgggagattaatgtgattggttgttggtcacgttaaccccaagcgccagacacaCCCACCGGCAAGcatcaacgcaacggaaccgtgtgtacgctgCGTTTGTCTGCAATCTATTGCTGCTACATTTGATTGAATGAATACAAAGCACAATTGTTTAACTCTCCATGTAGACAACATGCATCAGCTGTGTATTTCTCCTGCTTGTATCacttgtattattaataatgcaaGGATGAAGTCTAAAAAGTGCACTGAATAAATATAGTTATCTACATTTTGCAACCTACAGTATATAGAGAAAAGTGAGCTGCTCTCTGGCTCCTCGCAGTTTGTATTCCCAGCAGCTAGAGCACAGGTGCACACACGGGCATGGTTATTctgctgttttcctttgttgCTTGCTTCAAACAGTCCTGTGTTGTGACAGTGACAgactgtgtgttctgtgttgtaCGGTACATATCTATAATTACACTTCAAGGGGTTCGGCtcattaacaaaacaaaacgcTCCACCGTGTGCCTGTAACAGGATGACTCACCGGATCAAACACCAGCATCCTGCAGAGGAGGTGCACGGCCTCATGCGTGGCTTGGCTCGACAGAGTGTacaggacaggaagtgatggctGTGGACGAAACAAACATCATTCAGCTTCTGCTAAACTTCATCAACATGCGTGTCAATAATATCTTCAATCATATTACAGTTCTAATGACTGATGTGCCAACAGGATGTGGGGAGGAAAACTGCAGGCTACGGATGGTTTCTGAAAGCTTAAATATTCAACATGGCCCCATTTTTAATGAGGGTTGCATCAGGACATGTGGGGAAATATTGAAGGTGAACTGTCAAGGTAAAAACAGGTAACTTCTTGGGATAATAACTATGGAGCAACAATCACAAACCCAGCTTCCCCCAGGATAAACATGTATTGTGATTGGGATGAAATGGTGTCATTACAGAGTCTGTACTGTACGACGGCAAAACCCCAGTATCACTTCATCTTTGAGTCAACTCAAGCCCACCTGTTTGTGGGGTCCTCTGACGATGTGTGTGCGAGCGCCTTCACACGCCGTCCTCATGGCCTCCATGGAGGGAGTCCCCAACAGGTCAGTGATGAGATCCAGCTGCACGGCAAAAACACACGTTATGGTTCTGCGTGCCAGATGTTTTCTTTAAGAACAGAGGAATTTATTTCATGTATGCCAGCGAGCAGTAGCTAAATCCCACCAGGTATACCATCGTCACAAAAATAAGACAGTATAATGTTTAACAAACCTGTGAGGATCCACTCGCATGTATCAAACATGCTTTCCAGaatgttcttttaaatgtagGAAGTAGCCAAAAGACCttatgttaaatatttgtattctatttgaGTCTTTTGTTGGACCtttatgtttgtgtaaatacctttttaaaattatttttattattattttaatgtattattgtatacaacaacaatgtttataaatccattttttattataattgcttattttattttatgctaaaATGGAACAAAACCCAACCGGGATAAAGTATCGATTCTTCTAATCTACTTTCTTTCAATATAATTAACATTACTAAAGCTCGAAGATATTTCAAATAGAAACCCTTCCAGGAAACCCTCAGAGCCACGGAGAGGCTTTTAAGGCGAAACATGTGAGCAGGAAGTGTTTGGTTTCACAGGCGGCAGATTAACAGTGACGGGCGCAAtgtgcaaaataaaagcagcttgGAAACAATCAGTAAATAATTAATGTAGTGGAAATGTACATCATCCTGAATGTTTCAAGACGACAAAAGTAACCATAGGGAGAGTGTTGAGTTACCAGGACGGCTCCTCactaaaatatattgaaatattaaactGGAAATTGACGAGACAGGCCTGGTTGGTTCTCTTTGCAGATAATGACAGCGTGACCATTGTAAGACCCCtttttgtgtgtaaatattgtTCTATTATGTATATGCGCACATCGTATTTGAATATTTGATCTGCATTTAATTaagggctgggcaatatattGATATGACATTGATATGATATGGGACTAGATATCACTTAGCTTTTGGATACTGTAATTATAagtgtagttttattttttctccgtTAAATTTATTTTCGGAATAAATCTGACTATTACAGCTCTTCTGTTAATCGACATTACTGCTGATTATTCATTCAAATCCTCAGTTTGTAAATGTTGAATGAAAGCATCAATGGTAAACCCTACAATATGGTCAAAATATTGATATACAGGTATACAAATTccagtatatttgtttttcttgatcACTCAGCCCTAATTGAATTCACTATGTAAATCAAGCCTCAAGGAACTCCCCCTAAGGATGGACGGTGTTCTCGTTACCTGCTGGATGGGACTCTGGGCTTGGAAGAGGATGCGTCTCCCCAGCAGCTCGGCGAAGATGCAGCCCACAGACCAGATATCGATGGAGTTGGAGTAATGGCGGCTCCCCATGAGGATCTCAGGAGCCCGGTAGTACTGCGTCACCACTTCCTGAGTCATGTTTCGGGACTCATCCGACTCCTCCACCCGGGCCAGGCCAAAGTCACAAATCTGGAAGGCAGTCGTTCAGAGGTAACTGCACCTATCCCATATTtgatttgttcatatttttttaccCTGATTCTTTAGTCTGTGAGGGTTTGATAAGTCCACCAGTGTATTTTAAACTTCTTTGGTCTGTGAGTTTACCCCAGATTGGCCTTGAAGAACAGAACTTGTACAAATGTAAAATTGAGTAGGGAGACCaagtttctgtctttttgtccCCAGCTGGGAGATGGGTTCTGACTCTGTGACATGTTCAGTTGACTTACAGAAGGATGGCCACATAGAGCCTGCTTCACGCACCTTGAGCACACAGTTGCTGTTGACCAGGAGGTTGCCAGGTTTGATGTCTCGGTGTAGGATGCCAGCAGAATGAAGGTATTTAAGTCCTTGTGATGGTGGAGATGGTGCAGGAGGAGATAACAGGAGAGGATATTACACCAGATATGGTATTAGATATgcaatatttttcatttcaaccaGTTGCTGTCATCTTTTCTAACTTACTTCgaacaaaactaaaaaactgtacttgaataaagtgAACACTGACAGGAAGGGGATCTCAAAGAAAAATAGCTGAGAACCTACCTCGTAGAATCTGATATAGAAACACTTTGGCGTGGTCTGAGCTCAGAGGCTGTGGTGATACGATGATCTTATGGAGGTCACTTTGCATCAGTTCAGTCACCACATAGCTGGCCAGTGGGAAATTAAGGgggaaaacagaaacacatccaACAGCACAAAAAGCAAATCTCACGGAGAACCACTGGTGTTCTAAAGCCATACTCAATATCTTAAGGTTAGGCCTCAGAATCAGCAGGCCTCCTGTTCCCAACTATACCTAAGGGCAGCTCTGTCCTTACGGGTTCATTGGTTCCACCGGTACAGGAGCATCATAgataaaataaactatttagTGTTTTCCGTGACAGCTTATTTGGCCTCCTTGTCCTTAGAATATTTCCATCTTGGTTATAAATTACACTATTTTGCTTACACAACATTGAACGAAACATCCACCTTTATAACCACACTTCTCATcgattggttttgtttttttcaaactccAGTAATATGCTTTCATACAAACTGAAACATTGCTATTGAAATGGACATGGTATCAATAAAGGATCCCcttgaatgaataaatgttgAAGGATACATTTCTTCAAAGTAGTCAATGTGCGGAGGTTGTAATATGTCAAGAGCAGAGAGAACCTGAGGAAAaaggggaagaagaaaagacatgtttttttaaggttgAAACCAGGTTTTAGGCCGAGACAAGCAAAGACATCTATAGACTGCTTTTCAGAAGTCATGCTAACTAGGCTAACGTTACTAACTAAGAGACTCAATCACCCTGCATGTTAGCTGGGAGTTGAGGCAAATTTTCGTAGTAGCAAAACGACTGTATAAAAACGTCTGTCAGTAACATGACATCATTGGGCTCCATTTATTTCAATTAGACAACACCAACCATGACGCTGCAGTAAAGTAGTGGATTGAAGGCGGGGTCAAGGAAACAGCAAGTGAGCATACTCTATGGGCCCGTGTCCCCAGATGATCCAGGTATTTTTTCTACTAGTCAGGCCAGTTTGGCTTCACATGCACACTGAAGAACGCTGATAGGAATGAATGGGGCCACGCCTCCAATGCTGTATGCATTTCTCTTTAAACATCCGTATTGATTGGAAATGCGTGTGACTAGTGCTAGCGTTAATAGACTTGTCGGTCATAGGACTGTCATTCACAATGACCTCCAGGTTAAAAAGAAAGGGGGTTCCACAAGGGTGTTTGTAGGTGGTACTTACATTTTCATGTTTGAAGAAGCATAGCATCTTCAGCTCCCGAAACACCCTCTTGCAAGAAACAAGGTTTTGGAAGACATTCGGCATTTTTTTGAGGGCAACTCGCTTTCCATCTCTGGGGTCTGTCACTGACCTGGGGGagagaacaaacacaataaGATTTTGTGGCTATCTTGAGGATTTCATATTGTTAATATTAGCTTGATACAGTAATAATTTTTTATTGGACAATTGGGGTGCTTATTTCTTTCTCATTATCCAAAGGCTAGATGGTCAGGATTTTAAAAATACTCAGGGTCTCCAGGAGGTccattattaattatattttaggCCCTTTGACTTTTTCTTGAACTGAAAAGCCAGTTCCAATATTGAGAAAAATTGAGAAACCATTTGGAGAAATTAGACTAAATGTGCTGTGGATATTCATAATCCCCAGAGGATGATTCATCATGTTTTTGCTGACACTTTCGATCCGTTAATGGCAACTAAATAATCAAATAGCTGAGATATCTTTTATGCAAGCTTGATGAATGGTCTGACTTTGGATTAGGAAAGTAAGTAAATGAATGAAGGGATCAGGGCAGAAGCAATACTTTATTACACATCCCAGTGTTTGTTGGTTGAGCACCTTTGCGAGGCCAAATCTTAATCTCCACCCTAAGGTCTAAGCCCTGAACCATTTAGGGACTTAACTGACGTCAGAGGTAAGTGCTTGAGTGCTAGCTGCTGCAAAGGCTCatacaaaacatgaacataaagtactttatttcaatatattaaGTTCCCTTGTCAATGACAAAACATGTGGTGTATGATTGTGGGTTTGGGagttaattatttttttgatctttctttctttcttcacgGCCAAAGCACTGACGAGCTGATTGCTTGATTTGAACATCTTCCAGGCAAttgtcaaataataaatgaaaggcTTTTTGTCCAATTTAGCATCATTCAGCAGAAGTTCAAAGAAATGCTTtccaaataaaatgatgtgtaaTGTACTGTCTATGTGTGAATCgtaattatttgttatgttttcccTTGATATTGTAGGGATTCTACCTCCAAACGATTTTTAAAAGGTAGGGATAACAGCACATCCAAGCCCTCCATGTTCACTAATTTATTTAAGCTTCCAGGCTTCCCTTGGTAACCCATACGATTTACTGTCACAAATGTAATTCCCTCAAGCAAAGCATCCAAAAATGCATTGCAGTCTTACACCAAGTGTGAATGAAGGGCTTAAAGTATCTGCGATTGCCCTTGTGCGCAAGTTGATTTGGCACTCGCAAAGCCCTTAGACCTCACGCACTTAGCTGGAACGCGCATCAAAGTCCAAGATACCTAGTGTGGATGTTGAGATTGGGCCTTATTTAGCGATAGTTCAAAAAAAGTGGAGGAAATGCAGAGATTAAAGCCTTGTGAGGAACACAACAAGTGTAAGTAAGAGTATTTTAACTCTACACACTGTAGGCCTTTCCAACCACCCTTGAGTGACCTTTACAAATAGGATCAGTTAAGGCAAACAGATGGCAGCGCACTAAGATCCAATCTTTCACAAAGACTTCAACAATGTTTTCAATCCTTGAGTACCAACAGCCACAGTGCTATGGAATGGTCTCATGATGCTTGGATTTCACGGTTCATTTTATCATTAGTTAGGACttcatttgttcatattttagtGTTTTCAAGTCTGCTCCCGTTTATGTCTTTACTGTTAAACTCAGCTCTTCCTGTTGTCTTGATGGAATCCGTGTTATGTGAAATTTCCACAGCAGTAACTcaataagtaaaacaaagtcATATTGTTCTGTATTTGCCACTttgctgctctctctctccttttttcttctgtaacaGAAAGCACTTCCATTTTCCACTCTGACCATTTTAGATTGCTGTTGATCTCAGTGTTTCCATCAGCCGTATTTTCCGGACTTTGACCGTAAAAATCAGTTGAAGTCTGACAAATTTAAATATCACATCTTAATGCTTATGCACGCATCTATCGATGACacttgtttgatttgaaaaagcctacttttcaataaaacataaatgtacGTGGAGTGATAATGTCTTTCTTTATAAGGCCTTCCAATCTATGCTTTTCAAGTTCAATAATAGACCAAGAAAATTTCACCCATGGTACATGGAAATCTTCCTGGACACATTGGCACCAATTTCTTTCTGACGGAAATGCTGATTAACCGACTGGCAATCTTCAGCACAGATTTTTCACAGCATAATGTGAAACATCACAGCTCTTAATATGAATCATCTGCGGGAAATATTTAGTCTTATAATGGTGCtcaacaaagtaaaaaaaattcTTTCAACCCCAAAGCCTAAGTGAACCCAAGCGGCATGCCCCAGTGCTGAATAATAAAGCCATGCAGAATTGCTAAACGCTTCGGTTCATCGAATCAAATCCTAAAgtcaatgttgttgtttttttgttagatgcctgaaataaggtctgtagtTAACACAAATGTACCactttgttctacaacataaaacaccCCACTAGTGACTGTCTATTCTAACCCTCTCATACAGGAAACAGGCTttacaaagtgcttcacaattCAGGATACTATAATCCACTGGATAATGAATACTTTATTGTAAGCTCAGTATGATAAAAGTCATCACTTATAATTACTTTTGATTTGAGATTATAAATGCTCCTTTGATTAAAATGTTACAGAATGCAGTGTAGACTGCAAAAAAAGTATAATCAGTGAAATGGCCAAACAATCCAAACAAACAAGtagatataaaatataaaaagttcAGAGAAGTAACCTTAAAGaatgttttatcatttcattGTGATTACTCAAGTTTTCACCTGTTCTATAGGTAAAACATCTAGTCACAGTACTTTACACAATGGACAATACAGCGACATGCTTTAGTCCACTTACAGCAGGTGCTAGTGtgctctgtttctgttcatATCACTCAGTATAAAGATCAACTTCAGATACAGTATCACAATAAACAAACATCCCGAGTCACTTACTTCTTGTTGTCAATTGAATTTATTGTAAGTTCCCATTTAGGCTACACGTTTAAAATATCTGAACTGCAATAttagttattatattataattaaaagtaATGGAAATCAGAGGCTGCCTGTAGGTCTGGTAGATGGATTTTAGAAAAAGGCTAGCAGTATGTACTGAAGAGGAcgagggccacatatgaagtattcataaaaaaatgtttttgggcGGAAAATGTTTAAGATTTAAGTCAGAATGTTGATAATTAATTtagaattatttaaaaagtgttaatcATTAATTGTCAGATGTTTGACTTTTAATctcagaagtaaaaaaaagtagtgCAGTGCACTTACCAAACAACCCCAAACGCTCCATAGCCGATGGGCCTGTCAGGCTCTATTTCGAGCTGCGGCTGCAGGTGGAgcgtgtgctgctgctgctgctgctgatggtggtgctgctgctgctgctggtgttggtggtggtgaaCTTTCCCAGCAGCGGCTGCCTGAACCTGGGCGGGAGCCGCCGGTCCGGGAGCCTGTCCCGGAGCAGGAGATGGGAAATACGGCTGCTGCTGGCCGGGGTTGAGCAtcactgcagcagctgcagcagccgTGGAGCCGTGCTGTTGCACCGTGTGCACGGCGGCGGCGGAGCCCGGGTGCTGCAAGTGATGCTGGCCCGCGTGGTGGTGGTGCATGTGGGGAGGCGGAAGGTGCTGGAGTTGGTGGTGGTGATGCGGGTGATGGGCAGCTACTGTAGAAGAGCCACCGTTGTAAGCAGCCATCATTTTTGGAACATTTGTAGCCGTTGTGCCGCAAAGAGCCATTCAATGACCCGCCAGAAGCTGCCTAAAAGTGATGCAAGCTATCTGTCGACGGATGAAACTATTAAAAACTGtggaaatgtgaaaatgacaaCACCTGCTACTTTAAAAGTGTGGGTAGAGAAACCATTCCGGTGTGCCTCCTCATCATAATGCCAACAAGGATCTGACCCACTTCCTCTAAATGAGTTTTCTTGCTTTCACACCATTAGGCTACTGTAGCCCGGGGCTAATAACGGAGAGCATGTCATGAGAGTACAGTAATGGCCACCCAAGTCTGAATATCTGTACTGTGCTACTGCCAacaatgttgaataaaaactTTTGACTAAAAAGTAACCCGCGCCCccctcaataaataaaaagtcgCTGGCCCTAGATGTCCCTCATGATAGAGGTGGCACCCCCTCCCTCCGGATGAGATTCCCCGTGTTGATAGAACAGTGTGATCTAAAGCCTGTCACATGGGAAGCAGATCATTCATGTCTTAAAAGTGTCCAAGTTTGCCTCGGCTCCGGTCTTCTTCCCACCACAGGGGCTCCACACGGCTCGCATCTATAACGCCAAACTGAgtcctcacagtgtgtgtgcgcaggcCAGACACGGGTAATCTCCGAGCCGTAATTAACGCTGCTGATCCGGTGCACAGGAGCTTGTATCCAAACCCAGGCCACAACAGGAGAGCGCAGGCAGGGCCAGGCCTCGGTCCTCCACTCTACTCACATATTAATACACTCCAGCGAGGCGCGCATCTGGAAGGAAACTCCCGTCATTCTGACAGAGTTACCAAGCTGAGACCATGACTCAAAAAACGAGATGAGAAATCCTCGGAGACGGCTGGCGGACAACTTATTTTCCCCATCGACAGCCTTGTTCCTGGTCACACTGTTGTCTCGCAGCTCATAGGCACACATCAAGGGGATATCGGTGCCGGGGGGAAAGTTAAGTCCGTTGAATGCTGAATAAATTATCCAGCTGCCAAACTAGAGATAAACAGTCTTCAACATGACAGTTCGGAGCTAGCAAAGAGGTGTCGCCCAATCACACAAGTAGTACTTCCGTTTGTGTCGTTGTCGCTGAGTGTGTTCGCCGGAGAAGaggaagcccccccccccccccgccgccTGAAGCTCTACACTCCGGGCCCCCGCCGCTCCGTTGACACGGACATTATCAAACTATTGGTCACAAGGCTAACTATGATGTGCAGTTGTTCCAACATGGTGAACAAACCCTTAGCGACTCGGCGGTGAGATTACGCAGGACTGCCAGCCAATCGCCTTCCGGAGCGCAATGACGTCATGGTAATCCATGTGATTGACACCGTGCGCCGCCAACGACGTCTGCGGGCTGTGGTGAATGCTGCTCCGAAGAGCCAATGATATCCTCACAGAGACAGTGAAGAACTAACTGACTGTTCAATTCAATTCAAGAAAATATCTGGCGTCAAGTCCCATAACAGACAGATAGACCAAtcaagtacagtgtgtgtattaACAGAAGGAAACGGGATTTCCTTGTTAGATTAAGTACAGTATAATTTGGGGGAATTGTAGCCTCAAACCTTGTGTTAATGGCAGAACTGGGTTTGTATCCCTTCATGTGTCGATGCAGGTGAAACTAATCTCAGCCCAGTTCAATCGCCACACATTCACAAAAGTGTACtgttttttaactgtttattcCAGTAACATGTAGTTGTATTAGTGTACTCAAAAGAGTTGCAATCAGCCAAGTGTCTTGCACTTTGAATGAATTCAAGACTCTATTTGTCATATCCCCAACAATTACAcagaagcattttattttagttttttgcaaTATAATTATTCAATTCAGGTTCCCTCTAACAACGCTACTACAAAATGAAAaggaatatatttattatgaaaTATAGTACATTGACAGACTGGTATGAGTACAAAAGTTTGCTTTGTTTGGCCAAGATGTAAATGGTTTTCTTGgtaccaagatgtcagggctctaCATTCCTCTCTGTAGGCTGTCAGGCTTGTTCTACTGATCAGCAGCAAACTGGGTGATGGTGTTGGACAGTGGCGGACTCAGGCAATCTGAGGGGCTGGGGCAGGAAAAAATAAGAGGCACCAGCTATCGGTGGGGGGCGACCAGAGTGCAGGAAGATGTCTGGCATGTAGAGCAgtgttttcttcatttaaagGCCACCTTAGTCTGCACTCCATCGCACTATTCTTCACTATAAGAGCCCCTTAAGGCCTTTTCTTTGGGTGTTCTTCAAATTGGCTTTGGTCTTTTTGGGCTTCGCCATGTGAGTGTGACTAAGGACTGGAGCGCGACAagttcaaaatattttaaaacatctgtcAGTTGATTCTGAAACCTATTGTGTCTTGCGTGCGTGTAATTTCTTCAAAATTCTGAGTGGACTTGTGTTGATAATCTTGATGCACGAGTTTTGCACAAGCCTTTTTTTCAGGTTAACGCAGGTGGCTCAGatttatacatttgatttaacatttttgagactagtttgacattttcaagAACTTCTGGCTTGAGTTAATGTGCTATAA includes the following:
- the nlk2 gene encoding serine/threonine-protein kinase NLK, with product MALCGTTATNVPKMMAAYNGGSSTVAAHHPHHHHQLQHLPPPHMHHHHAGQHHLQHPGSAAAVHTVQQHGSTAAAAAAVMLNPGQQQPYFPSPAPGQAPGPAAPAQVQAAAAGKVHHHQHQQQQQHHHQQQQQQHTLHLQPQLEIEPDRPIGYGAFGVVWSVTDPRDGKRVALKKMPNVFQNLVSCKRVFRELKMLCFFKHENVLSALDILQPPHIDYFEEIYVVTELMQSDLHKIIVSPQPLSSDHAKVFLYQILRGLKYLHSAGILHRDIKPGNLLVNSNCVLKICDFGLARVEESDESRNMTQEVVTQYYRAPEILMGSRHYSNSIDIWSVGCIFAELLGRRILFQAQSPIQQLDLITDLLGTPSMEAMRTACEGARTHIVRGPHKQPSLPVLYTLSSQATHEAVHLLCRMLVFDPSKRISAKDALAHPYLDEGRLRYHTCMCKCCYTTSTGRVYTSDFEPVTNPKFDDGFEKNLSSVRQVKEIIHQFILEQQKGSRVPLCINPQSAAFKSFISSTVAQPSEMPPSPLVWE